AATTAAAGAGCGTATTGACAATTTTGAATTAAATGTTGATATTAACGAAACTGGTAAGATTGTTTCTTATGCTGATGGTGTTGCACAGGTTTACGGACTAAGCAATATTATGGCCGGTGAAATGGTAGAGTTTGAAGAGGGTACTAAAGGTTTGGCAATGAACCTTGAAGAAGCAAGTGCAGGTATAGTTATACTTGGTACTGGTACTGGACTTAAAGAGGGAATGAGTGTTAAGAGACTAGGTCGTCTTTTACGTGTACCTGTTGGTGATGCTCTTTTAGGTCGTGTTGTAAATGCATTAGGTGAGCCAATTGACGGTAAAGGTCCTATTGAAACAACTGAAACTCGTTTCGTTGAAGAAAAAGCACCTGGTATTATGGAGCGTAAATCAGTACATGAGCCTTTAGCAACCGGTATTAAAGCAATTGATGCACTTGTTCCAATCGGTCGTGGTCAACGTGAGCTTATAATTGGTGATAGACAAACTGGTAAAACTACTGTTGCACTAGACTCAATTATCAACCAAAAAGGTAACGGTGTTGTATCTATCTACGTAGCAATCGGTCAAAAAGAATCAACTGTAGCACAAGTTGTTCGTCGTTTGGAAGAACACGGTGCAATGGAGAACACTATCGTTGTAGCTGCAAGTGGTGCTGAAGCTGCTGCGCTTCAATTCTTAGCTCCATATACTGGTGTAACAATGGGTGAATACTTCCGTGACAATGCTAGACACGGTTTAATCGTATATGATGATTTATCTAAACATGCGGTTGCTTACCGTGAGATGTCTCTAATTCTTCGTCGTCCTCCGGGTCGTGAAGCATACCCGGGTGATGTTTTCTACGTTCACTCAAGACTGTTAGAGCGTGCAGCTAAATTAAGTGATGAAGAGGGAGCTGGTTCTTTAACTGCTTTACCAATCATTGAAACTCAAGCTGGTGACGTTGCGGCATATATTCCAACGAATGTTATCTCTATTACTGATGGTCAAATCTTCCTTGAGACTGATTTATTCAACTCAGGTGTTCGTCCTGCGATTAACGTTGGTCTTTCAGTATCTCGTGTTGGTGGTGCTGCTCAGATTAAAGCTACTAAGCAAGTTGCCGGTACGTTGCGTCTTGACCTTGCACAATATCGTGAATTACAAGCGTTTGCTCAGTTCGCATCTGACCTTGATGAAGTTTCTCGTAAACAACTAGAGCGTGGTCAAAGAATGGTAGAAGTTCTAAAACAAGGTCCTTTCTCTCCACTTGCTGCTGAGAAACAAGTTCTTGCTATTTTTGCAGGTAACGAAGGTTTCTTGGATGATATGGATCCGTCTAACGTTGTTAGATTTGAAAATGAGTTATATCCATTTATTGAAGCTTCTTATCCTCAAATTTTTGAGAATATCAGAAGTGCAAGTAAAGTTGATGACGACACAAAAGCACTAATGTTAAAAGCACTTGAAGAGTTTAAAGCTTCTTTTGTAGTAGCATAAGGGATTACTTATGGCAAACTTGAAAGATATTCAAAGAAAGATTAAGAGTGTATCTAACACTCAAAAGACGACACGTGCTATGAAGCTGGTTTCAACTGCTAAGCTTCGTCGTGCAGAAGAGCTTGCAAAACGCTCACGTCTTTATTCTGATAAACTTAATCAGGTTATTGCCGAAATAGCTGGACGTATCAAATGTCATAAAGTTGGTGGATTAGAAGGTAATAGATGTTTTACCGATATAGATAATCCTAAAACTGTTGATATAATCTTTGTTACGGCTGATAAAGGTCTTTGTGGTGGTTTTAATATTCAAACAATTAAAGCTGTTAATAAACTTTTAGCTGAGTATAAAGAAAAAAACGTAAAAGTTCGTCTAAGCGGTGTCGGTAAAAAAGGTATTGAATTTTTTAAATATAACGAAACAGAACTTTTCGAATCTGTTGTAGGTTTAAGTTCAAAACCTGAAAAGAAAACATCAGATGATTTCATCTCAACTTCTATAGAAGATTTTAAAGATGGAAAAATCGATGCAGTTCATATTGTATATAATGGTTATAAAAACATGATTACTCAAGAGTTACATGTTAATAAAATATTACCTATTGATACTGAACAATTTGAATGTGGTGAACCTGAAAAGTCGTCAATGTTAGAGATAGAAGCACAAGATGAAGAAAATATGCTTGATTCTTTGGTAAACAGATATGTTGAGTACTCTATGTATTACTCACTAATCGATTCTGTTGCTGCTGAGCATTCTGCTCGTATGCAGGCAATGGATGCTGCTACTAATAATGCTAAAGAGATGGTTAAGTCTTTAAACATTGAATTTAATAAAGCGCGTCAAGCTGCAATTACTACTGAGCTAATAGAGATTATTAGTGGTGTAGAGTCTATGAAATAATGGAGAAAAATATGATAGGAAAAATTAGCCAAGTTATGGGTCCTGTTGTTGATGTTGATTTTGACGGATATCTTCCGATAATCAATGAAGCAATCGAAGTACAAGTAAATGTAGAAGGTAGTGAGCATCGTTTAGTTTTAGAAGTTGCTGCTCACTTAGGTGACGGTCGTGTTCGTACAATTGCTATGGATATGAGTGAAGGTTTAGTTCGTGGAATGGAATGTAAAGCTACAGGTGCTCCAATTCAAGTACCTGTTGGTGAAAAAGTTCTTGGACGTATATTCAACGTAATCGGTGAGACAATCGATGGTGGTGAACAAGTTACTGATTCTGAGACTTGGTCGATTCACCGTGAGCCGCCTGCATTAGTTGACCAATCAACTAAAACAGAGATGTTTGAAACAGGTATTAAAGTTGTTGACTTACTAGCTCCTTACTCAAAAGGTGGTAAAGTTGGACTATTCGGTGGTGCCGGTGTTGGTAAAACAGTTATTATCATGGAGCTTATCCACAACGTTGCTATGGGTCACGACGGTTTATCTGTATTTGCCGGTGTTGGTGAGCGTACACGTGAAGGTAATGACCTTTACCACGAGATGAAAGAATCAAATGTACTTGACAAAGTTGCACTGTGTTATGGTCAAATGAGTGAGCCTCCAGGAGCACGTAACCGTATTGCTTTAACTGGTCTTACTATGGCTGAGTATTTCCGTGATGAGAAAAAACTTGATGTACTTATGTTTATCGATAACATCTTCCGTTTTGCTCAGTCAGGTTCTGAGATGTCTGCGCTTCTTGGTCGTATCCCATCAGCTGTTGGTTACCAACCTACACTTGCTCGTGAGATGTCTGCATTACAAGATCGTATTACATCTACAACTAACGGTTCTATTACTTCAGTTCAAGCTGTATATGTACCTGCGGATGACTTAACTGACCCTGCTCCTGCTTCTGTTTTTGCTCACTTAGATGCAACTACGGTACTTAACCGTAAAATTGCGGAAAAAGGTATTTATCCTGCGGTTGATCCACTAGATTCAACTTCAAGATTACTTGATCCGCAAATTTTAGGTGAAGAGCACTATAATGTAGCTCGTGGTGTTCAACAAACATTACAAAAATATAAAGACCTTCAAGATATCATTGCAATTCTTGGTATGGATGAGCTTTCTGAAGATGATAAAAACGTTGTTGAACGTGCTCGTAAAATTGAGAAATTTCTTTCTCAACCATTCTTCGTTGCAGAAGTATTTACAGGTGCTCCTGGTAAATATGTATCTCTTGAAGACACTATCAAAGGTTTCAAAGGTATCTTAGACGGTGAGTATGACCACATGCCGGAAAATGCATTCTATATGGTTGGTGGTATGGATGAGGCTATTGCTAACGCTGAAAAAAGCAAGTAAGCCTAAATAAAGGACTCTAATGGATACGTTCAAATTAGAAATCGTAACGCCA
The genomic region above belongs to Sulfurimonas lithotrophica and contains:
- the atpG gene encoding ATP synthase F1 subunit gamma — its product is MANLKDIQRKIKSVSNTQKTTRAMKLVSTAKLRRAEELAKRSRLYSDKLNQVIAEIAGRIKCHKVGGLEGNRCFTDIDNPKTVDIIFVTADKGLCGGFNIQTIKAVNKLLAEYKEKNVKVRLSGVGKKGIEFFKYNETELFESVVGLSSKPEKKTSDDFISTSIEDFKDGKIDAVHIVYNGYKNMITQELHVNKILPIDTEQFECGEPEKSSMLEIEAQDEENMLDSLVNRYVEYSMYYSLIDSVAAEHSARMQAMDAATNNAKEMVKSLNIEFNKARQAAITTELIEIISGVESMK
- the atpA gene encoding F0F1 ATP synthase subunit alpha, which codes for MVAKIQADEISSIIKERIDNFELNVDINETGKIVSYADGVAQVYGLSNIMAGEMVEFEEGTKGLAMNLEEASAGIVILGTGTGLKEGMSVKRLGRLLRVPVGDALLGRVVNALGEPIDGKGPIETTETRFVEEKAPGIMERKSVHEPLATGIKAIDALVPIGRGQRELIIGDRQTGKTTVALDSIINQKGNGVVSIYVAIGQKESTVAQVVRRLEEHGAMENTIVVAASGAEAAALQFLAPYTGVTMGEYFRDNARHGLIVYDDLSKHAVAYREMSLILRRPPGREAYPGDVFYVHSRLLERAAKLSDEEGAGSLTALPIIETQAGDVAAYIPTNVISITDGQIFLETDLFNSGVRPAINVGLSVSRVGGAAQIKATKQVAGTLRLDLAQYRELQAFAQFASDLDEVSRKQLERGQRMVEVLKQGPFSPLAAEKQVLAIFAGNEGFLDDMDPSNVVRFENELYPFIEASYPQIFENIRSASKVDDDTKALMLKALEEFKASFVVA
- the atpD gene encoding F0F1 ATP synthase subunit beta, translating into MIGKISQVMGPVVDVDFDGYLPIINEAIEVQVNVEGSEHRLVLEVAAHLGDGRVRTIAMDMSEGLVRGMECKATGAPIQVPVGEKVLGRIFNVIGETIDGGEQVTDSETWSIHREPPALVDQSTKTEMFETGIKVVDLLAPYSKGGKVGLFGGAGVGKTVIIMELIHNVAMGHDGLSVFAGVGERTREGNDLYHEMKESNVLDKVALCYGQMSEPPGARNRIALTGLTMAEYFRDEKKLDVLMFIDNIFRFAQSGSEMSALLGRIPSAVGYQPTLAREMSALQDRITSTTNGSITSVQAVYVPADDLTDPAPASVFAHLDATTVLNRKIAEKGIYPAVDPLDSTSRLLDPQILGEEHYNVARGVQQTLQKYKDLQDIIAILGMDELSEDDKNVVERARKIEKFLSQPFFVAEVFTGAPGKYVSLEDTIKGFKGILDGEYDHMPENAFYMVGGMDEAIANAEKSK